The Ictalurus furcatus strain D&B chromosome 12, Billie_1.0, whole genome shotgun sequence nucleotide sequence tctaattTGTGCACTGAAATATTGAAGCAGTCTAACCAAAGATTTATGGATGAGCGTATGTTAAAAGtctgttttcttcttcctccacagGTTTTTGATGAAAATGATATACGAAGAGCGAGATTTGTGGGGAGACAAAAAGAGGTAACACTTACAGTTGTCTTCTGTTTATATAACGAGCATGATGTTCATTACTGTATTGTGAAGTTGTTGTATGCGTCGTCATTGTGCAGGTGAATCAGAACTTCGCTATAAATCTGGTGGCGGAGGAGCCGGTATCCGATGTCGAAGCTCGAGTGGTGTCCTGTGACGGAGGTGGAGGAGCTCTGGGCCATCCCAAAGTTTATATCAACCTGGTAATCCAGCAGAGCtctaaataaacactttttcttCTCAGTAGTTTGCTGAAATGCGAAGAACAACGTTATTTATTCCTCAGAGATAAGTTCGATAAGTGTGCAGTTCTTTGGTTGACCCAGTATTGCAGGAAATCTCTGAAATGTTAAACGTTACAGTACATTCGTGTGTGTTTTCACAGGACAAGGTGACCAAAGTGGGTACGTGTGGTTA carries:
- the ndufs6 gene encoding NADH dehydrogenase [ubiquinone] iron-sulfur protein 6, mitochondrial, which codes for MAAILPKILSFAKNTRTFLTTSRLSAVPVQQYSVPVSNHGEKITHTGQVFDENDIRRARFVGRQKEVNQNFAINLVAEEPVSDVEARVVSCDGGGGALGHPKVYINLDKVTKVGTCGYCGRQFQQKHHH